One part of the Peromyscus eremicus chromosome 18, PerEre_H2_v1, whole genome shotgun sequence genome encodes these proteins:
- the LOC131895291 gene encoding sentrin-specific protease 2-like translates to MGRGLDHGPDVTADMEKEIRSALGPGPEDEVLSCAFKLRITRGDMQTLKETQWLNDEVINFYMSLLMERNQNEGYPSVHAFNTFFYTKFKCGGYRSVKRWTQAVNLFVKELILVPIHLDMHWSLVVVDLRKKHIVYLDSMGQKRPDVLEMIFQYLQDESKARRNIDLNPLEWRQYSMPAEEIPQQQDGNDCGMFTCKYADYISRGQPLTFSQQHMPLFRKKMVWEILHKRLL, encoded by the coding sequence ATGGGCAGAGGACTAGACCATGGCCCCGATGTCACAGCGGACATGGAAAAGGAAATCAGGAGTGCATTAGGCCCAGGGCCAGAAGATGAGGTCTTGAGTTGTGCCTTCAAACTGCGAATTACTCGAGGAGACATGCAGACACTAAAGGAGACCCAGTGGCTCAACGATGAAGTCATCAATTTTTACATGAGTCTTCTCATGGAGAGAAACCAAAATGAAGGATACCCATCAGTTCACGCATTTAATACCTTCTTCTACACCAAATTCAAGTGTGGGGGCTACAGGTCAGTCAAAAGATGGACCCAGGCAGTAAACCTCTTCGTCAAGGAACTTATTCTGGTGCCGATTCACCTGGATATGCACTGGAGCCTTGTGGTAGTAGACCTAAGAAAGAAGCATATTGTCTACCTGGATTCGATGGGACAGAAAAGACCAGATGTCCTCGAGATGATTTTCCAGTACCTGCAGGATGAGAGCAAAGCCCGAAGGAATATTGATCTGAACCCTTTGGAGTGGAGGCAATATAGCATGCCAGCAGAGGAGATTCCTCAGCAGCAGGATGGGAACGATTGTGGAATGTTTACCTGTAAATACGCAGATTATATTTCCAGAGGCCAACCCCTCACCTTCTCTCAGCAGCACATGCCTCTGTTCAGGAAGAAGATGGTGTGGGAAATCCTGCATAAGCGCTTACTGTAG